From a single Endozoicomonas euniceicola genomic region:
- the hisB gene encoding imidazoleglycerol-phosphate dehydratase HisB, whose product MSKRKASVERNTLETEIRVDINLDGTGKGQFNTGVPFLEHMMDQIARHGMVDLDIKADGDNHIDDHHTVEDIGITLGQAFTKAIGDKKGITRYGHAYVPLDEALSRVVIDFSGRPGLEYNIDFTRAHIGQFDVDLFYEFFQGFVNHANVTLHIDNLRGRNSHHQIETVFKAFGRALRMALTFDPRMSGQMPSTKGSL is encoded by the coding sequence ATGTCAAAGCGCAAAGCTAGCGTAGAGCGGAATACGCTGGAAACCGAAATCAGGGTTGATATCAATCTCGATGGTACAGGCAAAGGTCAGTTTAATACCGGCGTACCGTTTCTGGAACACATGATGGATCAGATTGCCCGTCACGGTATGGTCGACCTCGATATAAAAGCCGATGGCGATAATCACATTGACGATCATCATACCGTTGAAGACATAGGCATTACCCTTGGGCAGGCATTTACCAAGGCGATTGGTGATAAAAAAGGTATTACCCGTTACGGACACGCTTATGTGCCGCTGGATGAGGCGCTTTCCAGGGTTGTGATCGATTTTTCAGGTCGTCCCGGCCTTGAGTACAATATTGACTTTACCCGCGCCCATATTGGTCAGTTTGATGTTGATCTGTTCTATGAGTTTTTTCAGGGCTTTGTGAACCACGCCAATGTTACCCTGCATATCGACAACCTCCGTGGGCGTAATTCTCACCATCAGATTGAGACCGTATTCAAAGCGTTTGGTCGGGCTTTGCGCATGGCTCTGACGTTTGATCCCCGTATGTCCGGGCAGATGCCTTCGACCAAAGGTTCGCTGTAA
- the hisH gene encoding imidazole glycerol phosphate synthase subunit HisH, translating to MKIVAVIDYGMGNLHSASKALEHVAGRDTRVVVTCDPQTIQQADRVVLPGVGAIRDCMAEIRHKGVDDVVREVVASERPLLGICVGMQVMLDHSEENGGVECLGVMSGNVKFFGRDLKSPAGEKLKVPHMGWSRVDQHQPHALWEGIENNERFYFVHSYHAHAVDDEVAVGRCDYGVSFDVALASDAIFAVQFHPEKSAASGLKLLENFLQWTP from the coding sequence ATGAAAATAGTGGCTGTTATCGATTATGGAATGGGAAATCTGCACTCAGCCAGTAAAGCTCTGGAGCATGTTGCAGGCAGAGATACCAGAGTCGTTGTTACCTGTGATCCCCAAACTATCCAGCAGGCCGACCGTGTTGTATTGCCAGGTGTTGGGGCTATTCGTGACTGTATGGCAGAAATCCGGCACAAGGGTGTAGACGACGTTGTCAGGGAAGTGGTGGCTTCGGAACGACCGCTGCTGGGTATCTGCGTGGGTATGCAGGTGATGCTGGATCATAGTGAAGAAAACGGTGGCGTTGAATGTCTGGGGGTGATGTCAGGCAACGTGAAGTTTTTTGGGCGTGACTTAAAAAGCCCGGCGGGTGAAAAACTGAAGGTTCCCCACATGGGGTGGAGCCGGGTCGATCAACATCAGCCTCATGCCTTGTGGGAGGGCATAGAAAACAACGAACGGTTTTATTTTGTCCACAGCTACCATGCTCATGCCGTTGATGATGAGGTAGCGGTTGGTCGTTGTGACTACGGTGTTAGTTTTGATGTTGCGCTGGCAAGCGATGCTATTTTTGCTGTGCAGTTTCACCCGGAAAAAAGTGCTGCCAGTGGTTTGAAACTGCTGGAAAACTTTTTGCAGTGGACTCCCTGA
- a CDS encoding DUF4870 domain-containing protein: MDEWPPMRDLDPPPGRDEKNIAMLAHLLPLLGFLIPGMNIVVPLLIWLTKRNESAFLDHHGREALNFQISLTLLAAIWFALKMIIVGLFFLPLVPVVVILALILIIRAGLKASGGNYYQYPFCVRFVN; this comes from the coding sequence ATGGATGAATGGCCTCCCATGAGGGATCTGGACCCACCTCCGGGCCGGGATGAAAAGAATATAGCCATGCTGGCACACCTGTTACCTTTGCTGGGTTTTCTGATTCCGGGCATGAACATTGTTGTGCCGTTGCTGATCTGGCTGACCAAGCGTAATGAGTCGGCTTTTCTGGATCATCATGGCAGGGAGGCGCTGAACTTTCAGATATCCCTGACCTTGCTGGCTGCGATATGGTTTGCCCTGAAAATGATCATTGTCGGACTGTTTTTTCTGCCCCTTGTGCCGGTGGTGGTTATTCTGGCATTGATATTAATAATTCGTGCTGGCCTGAAGGCCAGTGGTGGGAATTATTACCAGTATCCGTTCTGTGTACGGTTTGTGAATTAA
- the hisF gene encoding imidazole glycerol phosphate synthase subunit HisF: MGLAKRIIPCLDVENGRVVKGVQFVDIRDAGDPVEVARRYNDEGADEITFLDITATHEGRDTTVHTVERMASEVFIPLTVGGGIRKVEDIRVMLNAGADKVSINTAAVFNPEFVQEAAGRFGSQCIVVAIDAKKVSQPGEEDRWEIFTHGGRKPTGFDAVEWAIKMEQLGAGEIMLTSMDQDGVKRGYDLGVTRAISEALSIPVIASGGAGNLNHLVDGIQKGKADAVLAASIFHFGEYSIPEAKQYMAERGIEMRL; the protein is encoded by the coding sequence ATGGGTTTAGCAAAAAGAATAATTCCCTGTCTTGATGTTGAAAACGGTCGGGTAGTAAAGGGTGTTCAGTTTGTGGATATCCGCGATGCCGGAGACCCGGTGGAAGTCGCTCGCCGTTATAACGATGAAGGGGCTGATGAAATCACGTTTCTGGACATTACTGCCACCCATGAAGGTCGTGATACAACGGTTCATACCGTGGAACGAATGGCCAGTGAAGTGTTTATTCCACTGACGGTGGGTGGTGGGATTCGCAAGGTGGAAGACATTCGTGTCATGCTCAATGCCGGAGCTGACAAAGTCAGCATTAATACGGCAGCTGTCTTTAACCCGGAGTTTGTTCAGGAAGCCGCCGGTCGTTTTGGGTCGCAATGCATTGTGGTAGCGATAGATGCCAAGAAAGTGAGTCAGCCCGGCGAAGAAGATCGCTGGGAAATTTTTACCCATGGTGGTCGCAAGCCTACAGGATTCGATGCGGTTGAGTGGGCGATAAAAATGGAGCAGTTGGGAGCCGGTGAAATCATGCTCACCAGTATGGATCAGGACGGTGTGAAGAGAGGTTATGACCTTGGCGTCACCAGGGCTATTTCTGAAGCGCTGTCGATTCCGGTTATTGCTTCAGGCGGTGCAGGTAATCTGAACCATCTGGTAGATGGCATTCAAAAAGGTAAAGCAGATGCGGTTCTGGCGGCGAGCATTTTCCACTTTGGGGAATACTCGATTCCCGAAGCCAAGCAATACATGGCAGAACGTGGCATTGAAATGAGACTTTAG
- the nfsA gene encoding oxygen-insensitive NADPH nitroreductase — MNRPVIELLQSHRSIRKFTDQPIGDTLLRQLISAGQSAATSSNLQGASIIRVRNPRTREAMAELAGGQPYVASAAEFLVFCADLNRSAVCCEKEGQQLADGMTEHFIIATIDVALFAQNVVVAAESEGLGICYIGGIRNNPAKVSELIKLPKHVYPVFGLCLGYPDQNPELKPRLPVGMVLMEEEYQPVDEQLLAEYDETMRNYYHQRTKGKLNRVWSQEMSALLGKESRPHMKAFLASKGFKMR, encoded by the coding sequence ATGAACAGACCTGTTATCGAGTTATTGCAGTCGCATCGTTCTATTCGCAAGTTTACCGACCAGCCAATAGGTGACACCCTGTTACGTCAGCTGATCAGCGCCGGGCAAAGTGCTGCTACCTCCAGCAACCTGCAAGGTGCCAGCATTATTCGGGTACGTAATCCACGAACCCGTGAAGCCATGGCGGAACTGGCGGGTGGGCAGCCTTATGTTGCCAGTGCCGCCGAGTTTCTGGTGTTCTGTGCCGACCTCAACCGTTCAGCTGTTTGCTGTGAAAAGGAAGGTCAGCAACTGGCTGATGGTATGACCGAGCATTTCATCATCGCCACCATTGATGTGGCCCTGTTTGCCCAAAATGTCGTGGTGGCGGCAGAGTCTGAGGGTCTGGGCATCTGTTATATTGGCGGCATTCGCAATAATCCGGCCAAAGTCAGTGAGCTGATTAAACTTCCGAAGCATGTTTATCCGGTATTTGGCCTGTGCCTGGGCTATCCGGACCAGAACCCGGAACTTAAGCCCCGCCTGCCCGTTGGTATGGTATTAATGGAAGAAGAATATCAGCCTGTGGATGAACAGCTGCTGGCTGAATACGATGAAACCATGCGTAACTATTACCACCAGCGGACCAAAGGCAAGCTGAACCGGGTCTGGAGTCAGGAGATGTCAGCCCTGCTTGGTAAGGAGTCCCGCCCACATATGAAAGCGTTTCTTGCCAGCAAGGGTTTCAAGATGCGTTGA
- a CDS encoding AhpA/YtjB family protein — MQSPINFIKHITDRLYSLSIRNQLLLIFSLFFIAVVGSSGMIIRSEMNTASQHQSDTIGALLSQQTASAATDMLVTGDRLSLSVLLNQLVQTPYVARAAIYSIDNRKIASSESEESTTTSGQTYSSPIHYQDVIAGYVRLQLDEALLTKNARDALVVISAVSLILLVAALIFLHTYATTLSSRLELVLRQLRSLLQTPLINRGKSGNELTLLAHFVEQQLTEKLASSKPEDEEPEVEQDETSVVVCVRSKNLTRLRQLISHQDMMDILHTHTFAIEQAASLYNGEISYTPEGNAYIRFSSLESSGFVQDALSCSLLVESVSRVIGENAIVKIQVGIGLCVSDEIPDFPGDESPSEVDSAAGNALMLASLPGEDSLNMLKEQLNWLPAELAKFSASEHAEDIVQITGIAEEQQKQINQQAYNLSRELERE, encoded by the coding sequence TTGCAATCGCCGATTAATTTCATCAAACACATCACCGATCGATTGTATTCGCTGTCGATACGAAACCAGTTACTGCTGATTTTCAGCCTGTTTTTTATTGCCGTGGTCGGCAGCAGCGGCATGATTATCCGCTCAGAAATGAATACTGCCAGCCAGCACCAGTCTGACACCATTGGCGCTTTACTGAGCCAGCAAACCGCCAGTGCGGCTACCGATATGCTGGTTACCGGAGACCGGTTAAGCCTGAGTGTTCTTCTCAATCAGCTGGTTCAGACGCCTTACGTTGCCAGGGCTGCGATTTACAGTATTGATAATCGCAAAATTGCCAGCTCAGAAAGTGAAGAGTCCACGACGACTTCCGGACAGACCTATTCATCGCCCATACACTATCAGGACGTTATTGCCGGTTATGTACGCCTGCAGCTGGACGAAGCCCTGTTAACCAAAAACGCCCGTGATGCGTTAGTGGTGATTAGTGCCGTCAGCCTTATCCTGTTGGTTGCGGCATTGATTTTCCTGCACACCTACGCCACAACCCTGAGTAGCAGGCTTGAACTGGTGTTGCGGCAGTTAAGAAGTTTATTGCAAACACCACTTATTAACCGGGGTAAATCCGGCAATGAACTGACCCTGCTGGCACACTTTGTGGAACAACAGCTCACTGAAAAACTGGCCAGCAGCAAGCCCGAAGATGAAGAGCCGGAAGTCGAGCAGGATGAAACGTCTGTGGTCGTCTGTGTACGCAGCAAAAACCTGACGCGGCTACGGCAGTTGATTTCCCATCAGGACATGATGGATATTCTCCACACCCACACCTTCGCCATTGAACAGGCTGCCAGCCTTTATAACGGTGAAATAAGTTACACCCCGGAAGGTAATGCCTATATCCGCTTTTCCAGCCTCGAAAGCAGTGGGTTTGTACAGGACGCCCTGAGTTGCAGTCTGTTAGTTGAATCGGTCAGTCGAGTGATTGGCGAGAATGCCATTGTCAAAATTCAGGTCGGTATCGGGCTTTGTGTCAGCGATGAAATTCCAGACTTTCCCGGAGACGAGTCTCCCAGCGAGGTAGACAGTGCTGCTGGCAACGCGTTAATGCTCGCCAGCCTGCCGGGAGAAGATAGTTTGAATATGCTGAAAGAGCAGCTAAATTGGCTGCCAGCGGAACTGGCAAAGTTTAGTGCCTCTGAGCATGCAGAAGACATTGTTCAGATAACGGGTATTGCTGAAGAACAGCAAAAACAGATCAATCAACAGGCCTATAATCTGAGCAGGGAACTGGAAAGAGAATAA
- the serB gene encoding phosphoserine phosphatase SerB translates to MSEILLINVTGQDKPGLTSSITSIMADYGLEILDIGQSVIHATLTWGILVRLPEGKGAAPVIKELMFHFHEHNLQFNYQPVSDENYEHWVSEQGKKRYILTLLARHVSAEQIARVSSITAEHGLNIDDIRRLSGRRSLKREEQGSLSSCLQFSVRGTTPDLAKLRSDFLHISSELDVDVAFQEDTVFRRNRRLVVFDMDSTLIQAEVIDLLADAAGAGAKVAEITERAMRGELDFNASFRERLAMLKGLDESVLQGIAEKLPMTEGAERLINSLRALGYRTAILSGGFTYFARHLQEQLGIDYVYANELDIKEGKVTGKVKGDIVNGERKASLLQQIADKEDILLDQVIAVGDGANDLPMLSVAGLGIAFRAKPLVQKNARQSISTLGLDSILYLLGFREKDLETLSW, encoded by the coding sequence GTGAGCGAAATATTACTGATCAATGTCACCGGACAGGATAAACCCGGACTGACCTCTTCTATTACCTCCATTATGGCTGACTATGGCCTGGAAATTCTGGATATTGGCCAGTCGGTTATTCATGCCACATTAACCTGGGGGATTCTGGTTCGCTTGCCTGAAGGAAAAGGCGCGGCACCGGTCATCAAAGAATTGATGTTCCATTTTCATGAACACAATCTGCAGTTTAATTATCAACCAGTTTCTGATGAAAACTATGAGCACTGGGTCAGTGAACAGGGAAAAAAACGATATATTCTGACACTGCTGGCCCGGCATGTCTCCGCTGAACAGATTGCCAGAGTATCGAGCATTACGGCAGAGCACGGGTTGAATATTGATGATATCCGTCGTCTTTCTGGGCGCCGTTCCCTGAAACGGGAAGAGCAGGGCAGCCTGTCCTCCTGTCTGCAATTCTCTGTTCGTGGCACCACCCCTGATCTGGCTAAACTTCGTTCTGACTTTTTGCATATTTCATCTGAGCTGGATGTCGATGTCGCTTTTCAGGAAGACACGGTCTTTCGCCGGAACCGACGGCTGGTTGTGTTTGATATGGACTCAACGCTTATTCAGGCCGAAGTGATCGACCTGCTGGCTGACGCTGCCGGAGCCGGGGCAAAGGTGGCAGAGATCACAGAGCGGGCAATGCGGGGCGAACTCGATTTTAATGCCAGTTTTCGTGAACGTCTGGCTATGCTGAAAGGCCTAGATGAATCGGTGTTACAGGGTATTGCAGAGAAACTGCCCATGACGGAAGGGGCTGAGCGGCTGATCAATAGCCTGAGGGCACTCGGTTATCGAACCGCCATATTGTCTGGCGGGTTTACTTATTTTGCCCGGCATCTACAGGAACAGCTGGGTATCGACTATGTGTATGCCAATGAGCTGGATATCAAAGAGGGCAAAGTCACGGGCAAAGTAAAGGGCGATATTGTGAACGGCGAACGTAAAGCCAGTCTTTTGCAGCAGATAGCCGACAAAGAAGATATCTTACTGGATCAGGTCATCGCTGTGGGCGATGGCGCTAATGACCTGCCGATGCTGAGTGTTGCGGGTCTTGGTATTGCTTTTCGTGCCAAGCCTCTGGTGCAGAAAAATGCACGACAGTCTATTTCTACTTTGGGGCTGGACAGCATTCTCTATCTGTTGGGCTTCAGGGAAAAAGACCTGGAGACTCTGAGCTGGTAA
- a CDS encoding HAD family hydrolase, giving the protein MVTIQLPRVKVELYLWCQVLFSSLLLIVSTDVFSSGQLIMRTSVWNENINAVSQSFCNQKIKNAGCNISKVDGLGGRLLSSSNSRNTWKGFAVNLFTSVYNQIYLFFMTMGKNDKERKRIENLYNLKLQLEELRKIMTENPEWVLILVWDIDGTIYYHSSEDDEDLSAELTTVFQELRESEQLLLIYNTGRDKSFNDFSFKRWSKPIPKPDIIIADEGSYYLFNKFANNPLFNGDKLVFDNSENDKYFYMEHHELLSINGCEVAFSPHSLKNECQPSENASDEESDTSDTNIKKVVRIMKSITQSESKYDYWHQRYERYEDNTSIIFLYHRHYNKGASFSRLMNWLSNEHSSFKGKIKIISSAGDSLHDMAMMHPDMHFSFDESYQETELTPRLPPNTIFAGAVLSKGGELQKKRFKPLFEGLETVNSKMESILGIVEGTVTLLLKQIPVIGSGSWFW; this is encoded by the coding sequence GTGGTAACAATACAGCTGCCAAGAGTTAAAGTGGAACTCTATTTATGGTGTCAGGTGCTTTTCTCAAGTTTGTTGTTAATCGTTAGCACTGATGTGTTTTCTTCAGGCCAGCTTATCATGCGAACCTCTGTTTGGAATGAGAACATTAATGCAGTTTCACAAAGTTTTTGTAATCAGAAAATAAAAAACGCAGGTTGTAATATCTCTAAAGTTGATGGTCTGGGTGGCAGACTTTTATCAAGTTCAAACTCCCGGAATACCTGGAAAGGTTTTGCGGTTAACCTGTTTACATCGGTTTACAATCAAATTTATTTATTTTTTATGACAATGGGAAAAAATGATAAAGAGAGGAAAAGAATAGAAAACCTTTACAATTTAAAGCTGCAATTAGAAGAACTTAGAAAAATCATGACTGAGAACCCCGAATGGGTATTAATTCTTGTGTGGGATATTGATGGAACCATTTATTATCATTCCAGTGAAGATGATGAAGACTTGAGTGCTGAGCTGACCACCGTATTTCAGGAGCTAAGAGAGAGTGAGCAGCTGCTACTTATTTATAATACGGGTCGCGACAAATCTTTTAATGATTTCTCATTTAAAAGATGGTCTAAGCCCATCCCCAAGCCAGATATAATCATTGCTGATGAAGGTTCCTATTACTTATTTAATAAGTTTGCAAACAACCCGCTTTTCAATGGCGATAAACTTGTATTTGATAATTCTGAAAATGATAAATATTTTTATATGGAACATCATGAGCTGTTAAGTATCAATGGTTGTGAAGTTGCCTTTTCACCCCATTCATTAAAAAATGAATGTCAGCCTTCCGAAAATGCAAGTGATGAAGAAAGTGATACAAGTGATACAAATATAAAAAAGGTTGTCAGGATAATGAAAAGCATTACACAATCAGAATCAAAGTATGACTATTGGCATCAAAGATATGAAAGGTATGAAGACAATACAAGTATCATTTTTTTGTATCATAGGCATTATAATAAGGGTGCCTCTTTTTCCAGATTAATGAACTGGCTGTCAAATGAACATTCTTCATTTAAAGGAAAAATAAAAATTATCAGCTCTGCCGGAGACTCTCTGCACGACATGGCAATGATGCACCCTGATATGCACTTTTCTTTTGATGAGTCCTATCAAGAAACAGAATTAACCCCCAGACTTCCTCCAAATACGATATTTGCGGGTGCTGTTCTATCCAAAGGCGGAGAATTGCAAAAAAAACGATTCAAGCCTTTGTTTGAAGGTCTTGAAACCGTGAACTCTAAAATGGAAAGCATTCTTGGAATTGTAGAGGGCACTGTTACCCTGTTATTGAAACAGATACCTGTGATTGGGTCTGGATCATGGTTTTGGTGA
- the epmB gene encoding EF-P beta-lysylation protein EpmB, which yields MITRSAPGVHTCNQQTASDSWQMQLANCVTQPEKLLELLGLSPSLLPAAVNASKTFAMRIPRSYIARMEYGNPNDPLLKQVLPLEQELQEVAGFGIDPLGEQDKNPTEGVIHKYHGRLLLITSGACAVNCRFCFRRHFPYQDNQLSGRHLEEALNYIKNNRSIREVILSGGDPLAASDRRLRQLAEALADIPHVKVLRIHTRLPIVLPDRVTDDMLSWLGSTRLKTVIVLHCNHANEINGNVKTAIARLKQADITVLNQTVLLKGVNDTVVALVELSEALFDAGAMPYYLHLLDKVQGAAHFDVSRESAQDLVRGMMERCSGYLVPRLVQEIAGKTSKTIIPLN from the coding sequence ATGATAACCCGTTCCGCACCCGGTGTGCATACTTGCAACCAACAGACTGCCTCTGACAGCTGGCAAATGCAGTTGGCAAACTGTGTGACTCAACCAGAAAAGTTGCTGGAACTTCTGGGTCTGAGCCCGTCTCTTTTACCTGCGGCGGTCAATGCCAGTAAAACGTTCGCCATGCGGATTCCCCGTTCATATATAGCACGTATGGAGTACGGCAACCCGAATGACCCTCTGTTAAAACAGGTTTTGCCTCTGGAGCAGGAACTTCAGGAGGTGGCTGGCTTTGGGATCGACCCCCTGGGCGAACAGGATAAAAATCCAACCGAAGGGGTGATCCATAAATACCACGGGCGTTTACTGCTGATCACCAGTGGTGCCTGTGCTGTCAATTGCCGGTTTTGTTTTCGGCGGCACTTTCCGTATCAGGACAATCAGCTAAGCGGCCGTCATCTTGAAGAAGCCCTGAATTATATAAAGAACAACCGTTCTATCCGGGAAGTAATCCTGTCTGGAGGCGATCCTCTTGCAGCCAGTGACCGACGTTTACGGCAGCTGGCTGAAGCATTGGCGGATATTCCTCATGTTAAAGTGCTGCGAATCCACACCCGACTGCCCATTGTTCTGCCCGACCGTGTTACCGATGACATGCTAAGCTGGCTCGGCTCGACTCGATTGAAAACCGTCATTGTGCTGCACTGCAACCACGCTAATGAGATCAACGGCAACGTCAAAACGGCCATTGCCCGTCTGAAACAAGCGGATATTACGGTTCTGAACCAGACGGTTCTCCTGAAAGGTGTTAACGATACCGTCGTTGCACTGGTTGAACTGAGCGAAGCCCTGTTTGATGCAGGCGCTATGCCCTACTACCTGCACCTGCTCGATAAAGTGCAGGGGGCTGCGCATTTTGATGTTTCCAGAGAGTCGGCTCAAGACCTGGTCAGGGGCATGATGGAGCGCTGTTCTGGCTACCTTGTTCCCAGACTGGTTCAGGAGATAGCCGGAAAGACCAGCAAGACGATTATTCCTTTGAATTGA
- the efp gene encoding elongation factor P gives MASYSTNEFRSGLKVMLEGDPCVMIENEFVKPGKGQAFNRVKFRNLMSNRVWERTFKSGESIEAADVMDYDMEYLYTDGEFWHFMMTDGSYEQHAASKAAVGDTIDWLKEQEVYSVTLYNGAPLSVTAPNFVELEVVETDPGLKGDTAQGGSKPAKLSTGATVKVPLFIVEGEKLKIDTRTGEYVGRVK, from the coding sequence ATGGCTAGTTATAGTACCAACGAGTTTCGTTCAGGACTTAAAGTAATGCTCGAAGGTGACCCATGCGTCATGATCGAGAACGAGTTTGTTAAACCCGGTAAAGGCCAGGCCTTTAACCGCGTTAAGTTCCGTAACCTGATGAGTAACCGGGTTTGGGAGCGTACCTTCAAGTCTGGCGAAAGCATCGAAGCAGCTGACGTAATGGACTATGACATGGAGTACCTGTACACCGACGGTGAATTCTGGCACTTCATGATGACGGATGGTTCTTACGAGCAGCACGCTGCCAGCAAAGCTGCGGTGGGTGACACCATCGACTGGCTGAAGGAACAGGAAGTATACAGCGTAACTCTGTATAACGGTGCTCCACTGTCTGTGACGGCTCCTAACTTTGTCGAGCTGGAGGTGGTAGAAACCGATCCGGGTCTGAAAGGGGACACCGCCCAGGGCGGTTCCAAGCCAGCCAAGCTGTCCACGGGGGCTACCGTTAAAGTACCGCTGTTCATCGTTGAAGGCGAAAAGCTGAAGATCGACACCCGTACCGGTGAGTACGTGGGTCGTGTGAAGTAA
- the epmA gene encoding EF-P lysine aminoacylase EpmA encodes MIGDAISKNCWQPSASLVTLRRRAELLKGIRQYFDDHSVLEVETPMLSGAATVDVFIDSFQVQYKPLGEGYEKDCYLHTSPEFAMKRLLAAGSGDIYSLGRVFRNGEAGGRHNPEFTMLEYYRVGMDQQTLMDDMTALLGSVSAFVEVSRVSYSDIFSQYLGINPHTATSSDLTELVHYHVDAQLNDLDRNDCLDLLFSTVIEPNLGKSSPETLAGVYVYDYPASMSALARTHKDKEGYKVAARFELFINGVELANGYHELTDAMEQKARFINELEKRQTQGYPVYPYDQNLIAALEHGLPDCAGVAIGIDRLLMLMLGKKAIAEVVSFDFRRA; translated from the coding sequence ATGATCGGCGATGCTATTTCTAAGAACTGCTGGCAACCTTCCGCTTCGTTAGTGACGCTGCGCAGAAGAGCAGAGCTGCTTAAAGGTATACGGCAGTACTTTGACGATCATTCAGTTCTGGAAGTTGAAACTCCAATGCTTTCAGGCGCTGCAACCGTCGATGTGTTTATTGATAGCTTTCAGGTTCAGTACAAACCTTTAGGAGAGGGGTACGAAAAGGATTGCTATCTGCATACGTCTCCAGAGTTTGCGATGAAAAGACTGTTGGCTGCCGGCAGTGGCGATATCTACTCTCTTGGCCGGGTTTTTCGTAACGGTGAAGCAGGTGGTAGGCACAATCCTGAATTCACCATGCTTGAGTATTATCGGGTTGGGATGGATCAACAGACCCTAATGGACGATATGACAGCCTTACTCGGTTCTGTCTCTGCCTTTGTGGAAGTTAGCCGGGTCAGTTACAGCGACATATTCAGCCAGTATCTTGGAATAAACCCTCATACAGCAACGTCAAGCGATCTGACTGAGCTTGTTCATTACCATGTAGATGCTCAGCTAAACGATCTGGATCGGAATGACTGCCTCGACCTGTTGTTCTCTACCGTTATCGAACCCAACCTTGGGAAAAGCTCTCCGGAAACACTGGCTGGTGTTTACGTTTATGACTACCCTGCCAGCATGTCGGCACTGGCTCGAACCCATAAAGATAAAGAAGGGTATAAAGTAGCAGCCCGGTTTGAGTTGTTTATTAATGGTGTAGAGCTGGCCAACGGTTATCATGAACTTACCGATGCCATGGAACAGAAAGCCCGCTTTATTAATGAGCTGGAAAAGCGGCAGACTCAGGGATACCCTGTTTACCCTTACGATCAGAACCTGATTGCGGCTTTGGAGCATGGATTACCAGATTGCGCCGGGGTTGCTATTGGCATAGATCGACTCTTGATGCTTATGCTTGGGAAGAAAGCGATTGCAGAGGTCGTCTCATTCGATTTCCGTCGAGCCTGA